The proteins below are encoded in one region of Amycolatopsis acidiphila:
- a CDS encoding DUF2889 domain-containing protein: MSAPVFLGPLHPRHGIHEPTTGTPARVRGSVRRTVTTDMLRPVGIDGPLVLAGRARDLRTERDGTPVELGRATLAATVDFTGGWELNALSTDPAYPELDGLVGTSAGSGFRAKVLDAVPALGEDGALLYQLLDDVPVTTLVSGQAYGAAKQAEGGHRPRGTSQHVHGRDMCAGFADGGTIMAGFDATGRAPIVTGPAAPPLTGDDPWAWHDVPPLPPHAMRRSRLMDVDPGRERVDVFYRDSYVRPDGLETVIHEYTVVLDFDAAEGVVRSCEATPRALPWVECPAAAASVTRLAGVALAGLRGHIRRTFTGTSTCTHLNDTLRALADVPDLLRLAS, translated from the coding sequence TTGTCGGCACCGGTGTTCCTCGGGCCGCTGCACCCGCGGCACGGGATCCACGAGCCCACCACCGGGACCCCGGCGCGCGTGCGCGGATCGGTCCGGCGGACGGTGACCACCGACATGCTGCGGCCCGTAGGCATCGACGGCCCGCTCGTGCTGGCCGGCCGCGCCCGCGACCTGCGCACCGAACGCGACGGCACCCCGGTCGAGCTGGGCCGTGCCACGCTGGCGGCGACCGTCGACTTCACCGGCGGCTGGGAGCTGAACGCGCTGTCGACCGATCCCGCGTATCCGGAGCTCGACGGCCTGGTCGGGACGAGTGCCGGGTCCGGGTTCCGGGCGAAGGTGCTCGATGCCGTGCCCGCACTCGGCGAGGACGGCGCGCTGCTCTACCAGTTGCTGGACGACGTTCCGGTCACCACGCTCGTCTCGGGGCAGGCCTACGGCGCGGCGAAGCAGGCCGAGGGCGGGCACCGGCCGCGCGGCACCTCGCAGCACGTGCACGGGCGGGACATGTGTGCCGGGTTCGCCGACGGGGGCACGATCATGGCCGGGTTCGACGCGACCGGCAGGGCGCCGATCGTGACCGGCCCGGCCGCGCCGCCCCTGACCGGCGACGACCCGTGGGCCTGGCACGACGTGCCGCCGCTGCCGCCCCATGCGATGCGCCGCTCCCGCCTGATGGACGTCGATCCCGGCCGCGAGCGTGTCGACGTGTTCTACCGGGACTCCTACGTGCGCCCAGACGGCCTGGAGACCGTGATCCACGAGTACACGGTGGTGCTCGACTTCGATGCGGCCGAGGGTGTCGTGCGTTCGTGCGAGGCGACCCCTCGTGCCCTGCCGTGGGTGGAATGCCCGGCCGCCGCGGCCAGCGTGACCCGGCTCGCCGGGGTGGCACTGGCCGGGCTGCGCGGGCACATCCGCCGGACCTTCACCGGCACCTCGACCTGTACGCACCTCAACGACACCCTCCGCGCGCTGGCCGACGTCCCCGACCTGCTCCGGCTCGCCTCGTAA
- a CDS encoding FadR/GntR family transcriptional regulator produces the protein MTSHVTSGVFSGNGVPVRPKKMADIVAGRIRRMIARGEVTDGQWLPTEPQLMAEFGVSRPTLREAFRLLEADSLVSIRRGPPGGARVTIPGPEAAAAQFGMLLTLSGTTLADIYEARMTIEPAAARAIAERGTAADRKQLAELLEEVRAAADAGRSVDRMIVRFHQSLVELSGNRTLATVTGMLNEIITRHIEQVFADAREPAEEVAANTKRALRAYERLVDLVDARDGEGAEKFWTRHMKAARPYVLKGGTQGATQVVDLLY, from the coding sequence GTGACGAGCCACGTGACCTCCGGGGTCTTCTCCGGGAACGGCGTACCGGTGCGCCCGAAGAAGATGGCGGACATCGTGGCGGGCCGGATCCGCCGGATGATCGCCCGTGGCGAGGTCACCGACGGGCAATGGCTGCCCACCGAACCCCAGCTGATGGCCGAGTTCGGCGTCTCACGCCCCACCCTGCGCGAGGCGTTCCGGCTGCTGGAGGCCGACTCGCTGGTCAGCATCCGGCGCGGCCCGCCCGGCGGCGCCCGGGTGACGATCCCCGGGCCGGAAGCGGCCGCGGCGCAGTTCGGCATGCTGCTGACCCTGTCGGGCACCACCCTGGCCGACATCTACGAGGCCCGGATGACCATCGAACCGGCGGCCGCGCGAGCGATCGCCGAGCGGGGCACCGCCGCCGACCGCAAGCAGCTGGCCGAGCTGCTGGAGGAGGTCCGGGCCGCCGCGGACGCGGGCCGGTCGGTCGACCGGATGATCGTGCGCTTCCACCAGAGCCTGGTCGAGCTGTCCGGCAACCGGACGCTGGCCACGGTCACCGGGATGCTGAACGAGATCATCACCCGGCACATCGAGCAGGTCTTCGCCGACGCCCGCGAGCCCGCCGAGGAGGTCGCGGCCAACACCAAACGGGCGCTGCGCGCGTACGAGCGGCTGGTCGACCTGGTCGACGCGCGGGACGGGGAAGGTGCCGAGAAGTTCTGGACCAGGCACATGAAGGCCGCCCGGCCCTACGTGCTCAAGGGCGGCACGCAGGGGGCCACCCAGGTCGTGGACCTGCTCTACTGA
- a CDS encoding TIGR03619 family F420-dependent LLM class oxidoreductase, which yields MRFTVEHPVGQAECAAGLYGPEGLAEFARAAEEAGFDAVAFTEHPAPSLKWLRAGGHASLDPLAALAFCAAATSRIRLLTYLLVLPYRNPLLAAKTIATVDLLSGGRLTLGVGGGYLRSEFAALGADFEARGALLDESLDVLRAVWSGESFGFDGRGFTARDQVSVPAPVQLPHPPVWIGGNGRNARRRAARAAQGWSPLLIDERFAATTRTAALSTPDDLAAAVADLRELTEAQGRDPAALDVQVQSSESNVLVDGGSLEEHRSQLKDLAEAGATWFVVRVPAGGLPETKDALRRYGREIIGELR from the coding sequence GTGCGGTTCACCGTCGAACACCCGGTCGGGCAAGCGGAATGCGCGGCCGGACTGTACGGCCCGGAAGGGCTCGCCGAGTTCGCGCGCGCGGCCGAGGAGGCCGGCTTCGACGCGGTGGCCTTCACCGAACATCCCGCGCCCTCGCTGAAATGGCTGCGGGCCGGCGGGCACGCCAGCCTGGACCCGTTGGCGGCGCTGGCGTTCTGTGCGGCGGCCACCAGCCGCATCCGGCTGCTGACCTATCTGCTGGTGTTGCCCTACCGGAACCCGCTGCTGGCGGCGAAGACCATCGCGACGGTCGACCTGCTCTCCGGCGGGCGGCTGACGCTCGGGGTCGGTGGGGGCTACCTGCGTTCGGAGTTCGCCGCGCTGGGCGCGGACTTCGAGGCACGCGGGGCCCTGCTCGACGAGTCGCTCGACGTGCTGCGCGCGGTGTGGTCCGGCGAGTCGTTCGGCTTCGACGGCCGCGGTTTCACCGCGCGGGACCAGGTGAGCGTGCCGGCGCCGGTGCAGTTGCCGCACCCTCCGGTGTGGATCGGCGGCAACGGGCGCAACGCGCGGCGCCGCGCGGCCCGTGCCGCGCAGGGCTGGAGCCCGCTGCTCATCGACGAACGGTTCGCCGCGACGACACGCACCGCGGCACTGTCCACACCGGACGATCTGGCGGCGGCGGTGGCCGACCTGCGCGAGCTGACCGAGGCGCAGGGGCGGGACCCGGCGGCGCTCGACGTGCAGGTCCAGTCGAGCGAGAGCAACGTGCTCGTCGACGGCGGATCCCTGGAAGAGCACCGGAGCCAGCTGAAGGACCTGGCCGAAGCCGGGGCGACCTGGTTCGTGGTGCGGGTGCCCGCGGGCGGTCTGCCCGAGACCAAGGACGCACTCCGCCGCTACGGCCGCGAAATCATCGGAGAGCTGCGATGA
- a CDS encoding class I adenylate-forming enzyme family protein: protein MTSLTSRLKGLWEIDPAAQAISYDGSWWTWGELTTTADDCDEVWRAAGAGQGARIAIVLENRPEFAAAVVAVLASGRCLTTVSPLQPTERMAADLERVQPRILVASPAVWERLSDAGVHTRVGLRVTVRPDGTVTAEGGPPAPRPEVDDAPGTAVEMLTSGTTGPAKRVRLSYRQMESALSSARSYDRRPESERKALPQGVGIVANPVVHIGGLWGVLQAMYDRRRVVLLERFRVQPWVEVIRAYRPKLGSLTPAGIKMVLDANVPAEDLSSLRALNSGTAPLAPELAEQFHDRYGIPVLSVYGATEFCGAVAGWTLDQFREYGRSKRGSVGRAQPGVRLRVVDDAGNELPSGTSGLLQVCTPQAEAGPGAWTPTSDLARIDEDGFLWIEGRADDTIIRGGFKVSPATVAKVLEKHPAVREASVAGRDDARLGQVPVAAVEPAAGHPAPAEDELIRLCRRELLPYEVPVRILVVDVLPRTPSMKVSRVDLLELFDHLDGERDEAAV, encoded by the coding sequence ATGACGTCGCTGACGAGCCGGCTGAAGGGCCTGTGGGAGATCGATCCCGCGGCACAGGCCATCAGCTACGACGGCAGCTGGTGGACCTGGGGAGAGCTGACCACCACCGCGGACGACTGCGACGAGGTCTGGCGGGCCGCCGGTGCCGGGCAGGGCGCGCGGATCGCGATCGTGCTGGAGAACCGCCCCGAGTTCGCCGCCGCCGTCGTGGCCGTGTTGGCGTCCGGGCGCTGTCTCACCACGGTGAGCCCGTTGCAGCCGACCGAACGCATGGCCGCCGACCTCGAGCGCGTCCAGCCGCGGATCCTGGTCGCGTCACCGGCGGTGTGGGAACGGCTGTCCGACGCCGGTGTGCACACACGGGTGGGCCTGCGCGTCACGGTCCGGCCCGACGGCACGGTAACCGCCGAGGGCGGGCCGCCGGCCCCGAGGCCCGAGGTCGACGACGCCCCGGGCACCGCCGTGGAGATGCTCACCTCGGGTACGACGGGCCCGGCGAAGCGGGTGCGGCTGTCCTACCGCCAGATGGAAAGCGCTCTCAGTTCCGCGCGCTCGTACGACCGCCGCCCGGAGTCGGAGCGCAAGGCCCTGCCCCAGGGAGTGGGTATCGTCGCGAACCCGGTGGTGCACATCGGCGGGCTGTGGGGCGTGCTGCAGGCCATGTACGACCGCCGGCGGGTCGTGCTCCTCGAACGCTTCCGGGTGCAGCCGTGGGTCGAGGTGATCCGCGCCTACCGGCCGAAGCTGGGCAGCCTGACCCCGGCCGGGATCAAGATGGTGCTCGACGCGAACGTGCCGGCCGAGGACCTGTCGAGCCTGCGAGCGCTGAACTCCGGCACCGCGCCACTGGCGCCGGAACTGGCCGAGCAGTTCCACGACCGCTATGGCATCCCGGTGCTGTCGGTGTACGGCGCGACGGAGTTCTGCGGCGCCGTCGCGGGCTGGACCCTGGACCAGTTCCGCGAGTACGGCCGGAGCAAGCGCGGCAGCGTGGGACGTGCCCAGCCCGGCGTGCGGCTGCGGGTCGTGGACGACGCGGGCAACGAACTGCCGAGCGGGACCTCGGGACTGCTGCAGGTGTGCACACCGCAGGCCGAAGCCGGGCCCGGCGCCTGGACGCCGACCAGCGACCTGGCACGCATCGACGAGGACGGCTTCCTCTGGATCGAGGGCCGTGCCGACGACACGATCATCCGGGGTGGCTTCAAGGTCAGCCCGGCCACGGTGGCGAAGGTGCTGGAGAAGCACCCGGCGGTGCGGGAGGCTTCCGTCGCCGGGCGCGACGACGCGCGGCTGGGGCAGGTCCCGGTCGCCGCGGTGGAGCCCGCCGCCGGGCACCCGGCCCCGGCCGAGGACGAGCTCATCCGGCTGTGCCGCCGCGAGCTGCTGCCGTACGAGGTTCCGGTGCGGATCCTCGTGGTGGACGTGCTGCCCCGCACGCCGTCGATGAAGGTGTCCAGGGTGGATCTGCTGGAGCTGTTCGACCACCTCGACGGGGAACGGGACGAAGCAGCGGTCTGA
- a CDS encoding enoyl-CoA hydratase/isomerase family protein — protein sequence MTPVLVYDEGDRRLVTLNRPEKRNALDVEAAGAVAAAVQDAADAGVRSVILTGAPPAFCAGGDLPALAAVAERGSLVATDAIYRDFHGIVRAIRDSPLPVIAAVNGAAMGARLDLALCCDLRVAAEAAVFQSTWVRAGLVPGMGGARHLPHVVGSARAASMLLLGRSVTAAEALEFGLVNEVVPDGEAAAAAARIADEVAALPTVAVARTKAALRRGIDADLDAELATLGAQQGQLLLGEDFQKLARRLAR from the coding sequence ATGACCCCGGTCCTCGTGTACGACGAGGGCGACCGGCGGCTCGTCACGCTCAACCGCCCGGAGAAACGCAACGCCCTCGACGTCGAAGCCGCCGGGGCGGTTGCGGCCGCGGTGCAGGACGCGGCGGACGCCGGAGTCCGTTCGGTCATCCTCACCGGCGCGCCTCCCGCGTTCTGCGCGGGCGGGGACCTGCCGGCGCTGGCAGCGGTCGCCGAACGCGGTTCGCTGGTCGCCACCGACGCGATCTACCGTGATTTCCACGGCATCGTGCGCGCGATCCGGGACAGCCCGCTGCCCGTCATCGCGGCCGTCAACGGCGCGGCGATGGGTGCCCGCCTCGATCTCGCCCTGTGCTGCGACCTGCGGGTCGCGGCGGAGGCCGCGGTGTTCCAGAGCACGTGGGTGCGTGCGGGCCTCGTTCCCGGCATGGGCGGCGCACGCCACCTGCCGCACGTCGTCGGCTCCGCGCGGGCGGCGTCGATGCTCCTGCTGGGCCGGTCGGTGACGGCGGCCGAAGCGCTGGAATTCGGCCTGGTCAACGAGGTCGTGCCCGACGGTGAGGCGGCCGCCGCCGCGGCGCGCATCGCCGACGAGGTGGCGGCGTTGCCCACGGTCGCCGTCGCCCGTACCAAAGCGGCGCTGCGCCGGGGGATCGACGCGGACCTGGACGCCGAGCTCGCCACCCTCGGCGCCCAGCAGGGTCAGCTGTTGCTCGGCGAGGACTTCCAGAAGCTCGCCCGGCGCCTGGCGCGCTGA